A single Alteribacter lacisalsi DNA region contains:
- a CDS encoding gamma-glutamyltransferase, with protein MRLRMVTNIIGTVLIIIFLIAGFREIEFSPDQGLADVEEIPEDEVAALEEGYGISGAHPLAVAAGMDILDDGGNAADAFIAVSFMLNVVEPYGSGIGGGGSLLYYDPVIGNVPQYLDYRETAPYNVGSMEAYGSNFGVPGFLIGMSTIYDNYASGNFSFSELIQPAVDVAEEGFEIDRYLAGRLYHAQYRMNPSEVPHFFEGAEPMQSGGMLVQEELAETLRTIQETGPRSYFLEQLGPAMEQRYPGLTVGDFQQYQVKQPEPASGTFQGFSVYSAPAPLAGPTLIQMLQAAERLNLEEMKEDGGDPELWYLTYAELMTRLQIQAYNDRLQYIADPDFHQGSAWENPFVDNLNRLTSDEYAEEMAAEALESVPAEDAEEAMGGFTPYGRIRLHPDDSPAVVNDHNNTSHFVVVDRDGRMISVTHTLSNFFGSGQYHAGFFLNDQLSNFNQSPESINRFEPGKRPRSFMAPTILVSEEQGVLGLGSPGGARIPNMIAQTLVHKDIFEYGLKSAIEQPRFHFDDRIARTGEIGVFVDGKFPAEWQADFEAELNDREDVDGWVVMTDDSDMFFGGIQAMFIDRANGLVYGGSDPRRGGSWEASDPTKEREDDRGGIFDQIGGGDDEEEE; from the coding sequence ATGCGCCTTCGTATGGTTACCAACATTATCGGCACCGTACTCATCATTATTTTCCTGATTGCGGGCTTTAGAGAAATTGAATTTTCCCCGGATCAGGGGCTCGCGGATGTAGAGGAGATTCCGGAGGACGAGGTGGCGGCTCTGGAGGAGGGCTACGGGATCAGCGGGGCTCATCCTCTTGCGGTTGCGGCGGGGATGGATATTCTTGATGACGGGGGCAACGCGGCGGATGCGTTCATTGCGGTGTCGTTTATGCTGAATGTGGTGGAGCCTTACGGATCGGGCATTGGCGGCGGCGGTTCGCTTCTTTACTATGACCCGGTGATCGGCAATGTGCCGCAGTATCTGGATTACAGGGAGACGGCGCCGTACAATGTGGGATCGATGGAGGCGTACGGCAGTAATTTCGGGGTGCCGGGGTTTCTGATTGGAATGAGCACGATTTATGACAACTATGCATCGGGCAATTTCAGCTTCAGTGAGCTGATTCAGCCGGCGGTGGACGTGGCGGAAGAGGGCTTTGAGATCGACCGTTATCTGGCAGGGCGGCTCTATCATGCCCAGTACCGGATGAACCCATCTGAGGTGCCGCATTTCTTCGAGGGGGCCGAGCCGATGCAGTCCGGCGGCATGCTTGTTCAGGAGGAGCTGGCGGAGACGCTGCGTACGATACAGGAAACGGGACCGCGGAGTTATTTTCTCGAGCAGCTCGGTCCGGCGATGGAGCAGCGTTATCCGGGGTTGACGGTGGGGGATTTTCAGCAGTACCAGGTGAAGCAGCCTGAGCCTGCCTCGGGGACGTTCCAGGGCTTCAGCGTGTACAGTGCGCCCGCGCCGCTCGCGGGTCCGACGCTGATCCAGATGCTGCAGGCGGCGGAGCGTCTTAACCTGGAGGAGATGAAGGAAGACGGTGGCGACCCGGAGCTTTGGTATCTCACGTATGCGGAGCTGATGACCCGTCTTCAGATTCAGGCGTACAATGACCGGCTTCAGTACATTGCCGATCCTGATTTCCATCAGGGGAGTGCATGGGAAAATCCGTTCGTGGACAATTTGAACCGTCTCACGTCTGATGAATACGCGGAGGAGATGGCGGCGGAGGCTCTTGAGAGTGTGCCGGCTGAGGATGCGGAGGAAGCGATGGGCGGGTTCACGCCATATGGCCGGATCCGGCTTCACCCGGACGATTCGCCTGCGGTGGTGAATGATCATAACAATACGAGTCATTTTGTGGTGGTGGACCGGGACGGTCGGATGATTTCGGTGACGCATACGCTGAGTAACTTTTTCGGCTCCGGACAGTATCACGCGGGCTTTTTCCTGAACGATCAGCTGAGCAACTTCAATCAGTCGCCTGAGTCGATTAACCGGTTCGAGCCGGGCAAGCGGCCGCGGAGCTTCATGGCGCCGACGATTCTGGTAAGCGAGGAGCAGGGTGTTCTCGGGCTCGGGTCGCCGGGAGGAGCGCGGATTCCGAATATGATCGCACAGACGCTCGTGCACAAAGATATTTTCGAATACGGTCTCAAATCGGCAATCGAACAGCCGCGCTTTCACTTTGACGACCGGATCGCCCGGACCGGGGAGATAGGCGTGTTTGTGGACGGCAAATTCCCTGCTGAATGGCAGGCGGATTTTGAAGCGGAACTGAACGACCGGGAAGACGTGGATGGCTGGGTTGTCATGACTGACGACAGCGATATGTTCTTCGGAGGCATTCAGGCGATGTTCATCGACCGGGCTAACGGCCTCGTCTACGGAGGTTCGGACCCGCGCCGGGGAGGCTCGTGGGAAGCGTCGGACCCGACGAAGGAACGTGAGGATGACCGGGGCGGCATTTTTGATCAGATCGGCGGCGGGGACGATGAGGAAGAAGAGTGA
- a CDS encoding pyridoxal phosphate-dependent aminotransferase, whose amino-acid sequence MHKFEQSDLLQRLPEQFFAKLAGRVQRLAAEGHDIINLGQGNPDLPTPPHIIEELQHAAENPKFHKYSPFTGYPFLKEAVAEFYKREYDVDVDPNTEVAVLFGAKTGLVEISQCLLNPGDTALLPDPGYPDYMSGIALSGAKTDLMPLRAENGFLPDYSEKSEAALDRAKLLFLNYPNNPTAGTADAAFFEETVRTAEKHNICVVHDFAYGSIGFDGEKPRSFLQTPGAKDVGVEMYTLSKTYNMAGWRVGFAVGNPSVIQSLELIQDHMYVSLFGAIQKAAATALTSDQTPVRELAATYERRRNTFISALREIGWDVPAPKGTFFSWLPVPKGYGTSEEFANLLIDRAHVVTAPGVGFGEYGEGYLRAGLLADEDRMLEAVERIDKLKLFG is encoded by the coding sequence ATGCACAAATTCGAACAGTCCGACCTGCTCCAGCGCCTGCCTGAGCAGTTTTTTGCCAAGCTTGCCGGCCGTGTCCAGAGGCTCGCTGCCGAGGGGCACGATATCATTAACCTCGGGCAGGGGAATCCGGATCTGCCGACGCCGCCACATATTATTGAGGAACTGCAGCACGCAGCAGAGAATCCGAAATTTCACAAATATTCCCCCTTTACAGGCTATCCGTTCTTAAAGGAAGCCGTAGCGGAATTTTACAAACGGGAGTACGATGTGGACGTTGACCCGAATACCGAAGTCGCCGTCCTTTTCGGCGCAAAAACCGGGCTTGTGGAAATCAGCCAGTGCCTGCTGAACCCGGGCGACACAGCACTCCTTCCCGATCCAGGCTATCCGGACTACATGAGCGGCATTGCTCTTTCCGGCGCCAAAACGGACCTGATGCCGCTGCGCGCCGAGAACGGCTTCCTTCCCGATTACAGCGAAAAAAGCGAAGCCGCACTCGACCGGGCCAAGCTCCTGTTTCTCAACTATCCGAACAACCCGACAGCCGGCACCGCCGACGCTGCTTTTTTTGAGGAAACGGTCCGCACAGCAGAAAAGCACAACATCTGCGTGGTGCACGACTTTGCCTATGGTTCGATCGGCTTTGACGGGGAAAAACCACGCAGTTTTCTCCAGACCCCCGGAGCAAAAGACGTGGGCGTGGAGATGTACACGCTCTCGAAAACGTACAACATGGCAGGATGGCGCGTAGGCTTTGCAGTCGGCAATCCCTCCGTTATCCAGTCGCTTGAGCTGATCCAGGATCATATGTATGTGAGCCTGTTCGGCGCAATCCAGAAAGCGGCCGCCACCGCGCTCACCTCGGACCAGACACCGGTACGTGAGCTCGCGGCCACCTATGAGCGCCGCCGCAACACGTTTATCAGCGCACTTCGCGAGATCGGCTGGGACGTGCCGGCACCAAAAGGGACATTCTTCAGCTGGCTGCCGGTGCCAAAGGGGTACGGCACGAGTGAGGAATTTGCCAACCTGCTCATCGACCGGGCCCATGTGGTGACCGCACCTGGCGTCGGATTCGGCGAGTATGGTGAAGGATACCTGCGCGCCGGCCTCCTGGCAGATGAGGACCGGATGCTCGAAGCCGTCGAGCGAATCGATAAACTGAAGCTGTTCGGCTGA
- a CDS encoding ABC transporter permease: MYVYIVRRLIQTIPVLLGVTILVFSMMHLVPGNPAQIIAGESASPTQVAAMEERLGLNDPLPVQYFSYIGNAITGDLGNSIRSGNAVSAEIGSRIMVTVELALYSTFLSIFMGLIAGVISATKRYTFTDAAIMIIALFGLSMPNFWLGLMLVQYFSLPPLSWFPVTGWGTFSHAVLPVITLGTAGAAIIARMTRSSMLDVINQDYIRTARAKGVKERYIIYKHALRNALIPVVTVVGLQFGALLGGTVVIEQVFAINGLGRLVIEAISARDFPVVQGSVLVIALMFVAVNLMVDLSYRFLNKRIELD, encoded by the coding sequence ATGTATGTATATATAGTGAGACGCCTGATTCAGACGATCCCGGTTCTGCTCGGGGTGACCATCCTTGTTTTCTCCATGATGCACCTTGTTCCGGGTAACCCGGCACAGATCATCGCGGGGGAAAGTGCTTCACCTACACAAGTCGCAGCCATGGAAGAACGTCTCGGTCTGAATGATCCTCTTCCTGTCCAGTATTTCAGCTATATCGGAAATGCGATAACAGGTGACCTCGGTAACTCGATCCGGAGCGGTAACGCCGTTTCTGCCGAAATCGGCAGCCGGATTATGGTTACGGTTGAGTTGGCGTTATACAGTACTTTCCTAAGTATTTTCATGGGACTGATTGCCGGGGTTATATCGGCAACGAAACGCTATACCTTTACGGATGCAGCGATTATGATCATTGCTCTCTTCGGGCTGTCCATGCCGAACTTCTGGCTCGGGCTGATGCTCGTTCAGTATTTCTCCCTGCCGCCGCTGTCATGGTTCCCGGTTACAGGCTGGGGTACGTTCAGCCACGCGGTGCTGCCGGTTATTACCCTTGGTACAGCCGGTGCAGCAATTATTGCCCGTATGACACGTTCCAGTATGCTTGATGTCATCAACCAGGATTACATCCGTACGGCCCGTGCCAAAGGGGTAAAAGAACGTTACATTATTTACAAGCACGCTCTTCGAAACGCCTTAATTCCGGTTGTTACGGTCGTTGGCCTCCAGTTCGGGGCTCTTCTCGGCGGAACGGTTGTTATCGAGCAGGTATTCGCCATCAACGGTCTCGGCCGTCTCGTTATCGAGGCGATTTCAGCACGTGACTTCCCTGTCGTACAGGGCTCGGTCCTAGTCATCGCCCTGATGTTCGTTGCTGTTAACCTAATGGTGGACCTGAGCTATCGCTTCCTGAATAAACGAATTGAACTGGATTAA
- a CDS encoding CapA family protein — protein MTTRKRYLTKKEKLLAMTKRHKERADRHALVFLLALILVIGAGQFVSFAQVPEVPEDEEALVTGTVVGDLMFGRHVAEVTSRYGFSSLFDFARPYFEASDYVSGNFKQTIIDMPPEAMENLNGDTIRNITENPNKMMNFYTTYESVPALIDEGFTNVTLGNNNQFDYRYLGFRNTLNVFDHYEDEISYVGAGVNTEAAITPVIDEINGITVGTVGFTDVYAPNHAVDEDRSGVLTTRRLADVYQAVQQAEAEADFVIVHAHWGENFNNRVFSRQRELAHYLADLGADLIVGHYPHVISPMEVYEDSLILYSVGNFVSDQGWSRTSDALITQFKLMNDGRRQFIFSPMIIREAKPIPATEPFGTVQKQRIFRTLTKELGDEAETWQEDGRLYLEIDGGEEEA, from the coding sequence ATGACCACGAGGAAACGGTACTTAACGAAAAAAGAAAAGCTTCTCGCGATGACGAAGCGGCATAAAGAACGGGCAGACCGGCACGCACTTGTGTTTCTGCTTGCCCTGATCCTCGTGATCGGAGCAGGTCAGTTCGTCAGCTTTGCCCAGGTGCCCGAAGTCCCGGAGGATGAAGAGGCCCTTGTCACCGGAACGGTCGTCGGGGATCTGATGTTCGGCCGTCACGTGGCCGAAGTCACCAGCCGGTATGGATTTTCGTCCCTGTTTGACTTTGCCCGGCCTTATTTCGAGGCGTCCGATTACGTGAGCGGCAACTTCAAGCAGACGATCATTGATATGCCGCCCGAGGCGATGGAAAACTTGAACGGTGACACGATCAGGAACATAACGGAAAATCCGAACAAGATGATGAATTTCTACACCACATACGAGAGCGTGCCGGCGCTCATTGACGAGGGATTTACGAATGTTACACTCGGCAACAACAACCAGTTCGACTACCGCTACCTGGGCTTTCGAAACACCTTGAACGTGTTTGACCACTATGAAGATGAGATCAGCTATGTGGGGGCGGGGGTCAACACGGAGGCGGCGATTACGCCGGTGATCGATGAAATCAACGGCATCACGGTCGGCACTGTCGGTTTTACTGACGTATACGCGCCAAACCACGCTGTCGATGAGGATCGCTCGGGGGTACTGACAACGCGGCGTCTTGCCGACGTGTACCAGGCGGTGCAGCAGGCTGAAGCCGAAGCGGACTTTGTGATTGTCCATGCCCACTGGGGGGAAAACTTCAACAACCGGGTGTTTTCCCGCCAGCGGGAGCTTGCCCATTACCTTGCTGATCTGGGGGCCGACTTGATTGTGGGACATTACCCCCACGTCATCAGCCCAATGGAAGTGTACGAGGACAGTCTGATTCTTTACAGTGTCGGAAATTTCGTTTCCGACCAGGGGTGGTCCCGGACGTCTGACGCGCTGATTACCCAGTTCAAGCTGATGAATGACGGCCGGAGACAGTTTATCTTCTCCCCGATGATTATTCGTGAGGCGAAACCGATACCGGCAACAGAGCCGTTCGGAACGGTGCAGAAGCAGCGGATCTTCCGCACGCTAACGAAAGAACTCGGTGACGAAGCAGAAACCTGGCAGGAAGACGGCAGACTGTATCTTGAGATCGACGGTGGGGAAGAAGAAGCGTAA
- a CDS encoding ABC transporter permease gives MKKLAETTPNQPVKPPSPFVENFKTVFKKLKRNKAAMIGGYMIIFFILVSIFGPMLTVHPVTTPDLTNRFASPSAEHWFGTDNFGRDIFTRIVHGMSITLMIGFMSVAIGAFFGVLIGVISGYYGKKIDAVLMRLMDILLAFPGILLALAIVTVLGGSLQNVIIAVAIFSIPVFARIVRGSTLAVRKLEYVDAVRALGATDVRIIFRHILPNIMSPIIVQATLHTATAVLTASALSYLGLGAQPPMPEWGAMLSDGRAYMWDSIHLTLFPGLAIVAVVLAFNIFGDGLRDAFDPKLKD, from the coding sequence ATGAAAAAATTGGCTGAAACGACACCTAATCAACCAGTCAAGCCACCATCGCCGTTTGTTGAGAATTTCAAGACAGTTTTCAAAAAACTGAAAAGAAACAAAGCGGCCATGATCGGCGGTTACATGATTATTTTCTTTATTCTTGTCTCTATTTTCGGGCCGATGCTTACCGTTCACCCGGTAACGACGCCTGATCTGACAAACCGTTTTGCCTCGCCGTCAGCGGAGCACTGGTTTGGTACAGACAACTTTGGCCGGGATATCTTTACCCGGATCGTCCACGGAATGTCGATTACATTAATGATCGGTTTTATGTCCGTGGCCATCGGTGCGTTTTTTGGCGTTCTAATCGGAGTCATCTCGGGTTATTATGGCAAAAAAATCGATGCAGTCCTTATGCGATTAATGGACATTCTGCTCGCGTTCCCTGGGATTCTTCTTGCCCTTGCGATTGTAACGGTGCTTGGAGGAAGTCTCCAGAACGTAATCATCGCGGTTGCGATCTTCTCGATTCCAGTATTTGCACGGATTGTGCGGGGTTCCACACTTGCCGTGCGGAAGCTTGAATATGTCGATGCGGTCCGCGCCCTCGGGGCAACAGATGTGCGCATCATTTTCCGGCATATTCTTCCAAATATTATGTCACCGATTATCGTACAGGCGACCCTTCATACAGCAACAGCCGTACTGACAGCGAGTGCCCTGTCCTATCTCGGTCTCGGTGCCCAGCCGCCAATGCCGGAATGGGGTGCCATGCTCAGTGACGGACGTGCCTACATGTGGGACAGCATTCACTTAACTCTGTTCCCTGGCCTTGCCATTGTTGCTGTTGTTCTTGCGTTTAACATTTTCGGAGACGGTCTCCGTGACGCATTTGATCCTAAACTTAAAGACTAA
- a CDS encoding ABC transporter ATP-binding protein: MSDKTNTIIDVNELQTSFFVEGKEVKAVDGVTFDVPSGKTLGIVGESGSGKSITSLSIMRLITNPGKIKGGEINFNGENLLNKTEAQMRKIRGNQISMIFQEPMTSLNPVFTVADQIGEAVMIHQGLNKKKARAKSLEMLKLVGIPSPEKRLDNYPHELSGGMRQRVMIAIALSCRPELLIADEPTTALDVTIQAQILRLIRNLQDELGMSVILITHDLGVVAETCDYVAVMYAGKIVEYAHVNDLFKKPKHPYTVGLLKSLPRHDIDMEGDLSTIKGMVPTPDAMPEGCRFAPRCPFARDMCRERLPHLEKDNGNQVRCWIHTDQWDGPEVNVRDDYESAASKQS, from the coding sequence ATGTCAGATAAAACAAACACGATTATAGATGTAAATGAACTTCAGACGTCCTTTTTCGTCGAGGGAAAAGAAGTAAAGGCCGTAGACGGCGTGACGTTTGACGTACCAAGCGGTAAGACGCTCGGCATTGTGGGGGAGTCCGGATCCGGCAAAAGTATTACCTCCCTTTCCATCATGCGTCTGATTACCAACCCGGGAAAAATTAAGGGCGGTGAAATCAACTTCAATGGGGAAAATCTGCTGAATAAAACGGAAGCGCAAATGCGTAAAATCCGCGGAAACCAGATCTCGATGATTTTCCAGGAGCCGATGACGTCTCTTAACCCCGTATTTACGGTAGCCGACCAGATCGGTGAGGCCGTGATGATTCACCAGGGGCTTAACAAGAAAAAAGCCCGTGCGAAGTCACTTGAAATGCTGAAGCTTGTTGGGATTCCTTCTCCGGAAAAACGTCTCGACAACTATCCGCACGAACTTTCCGGCGGGATGCGCCAGCGCGTCATGATCGCCATTGCCCTTTCCTGCCGTCCGGAACTTCTGATCGCGGATGAGCCGACAACAGCACTTGACGTGACGATTCAAGCCCAGATTCTGCGCCTGATCAGAAACCTTCAGGACGAGCTCGGCATGAGTGTAATCCTGATTACCCACGACCTCGGTGTTGTAGCGGAGACGTGTGATTACGTTGCCGTTATGTATGCCGGTAAAATCGTGGAATACGCTCATGTAAACGACCTGTTCAAAAAACCGAAACACCCGTACACGGTTGGACTCCTCAAGTCCCTGCCCCGTCATGATATCGATATGGAGGGTGACCTGAGCACAATCAAAGGGATGGTACCGACACCTGACGCCATGCCTGAAGGGTGCCGCTTTGCGCCGCGCTGTCCATTTGCCCGCGACATGTGCCGCGAGCGCCTGCCGCACCTTGAAAAAGATAATGGAAATCAAGTCCGCTGCTGGATTCATACTGACCAGTGGGACGGCCCGGAGGTGAACGTACGAGATGACTACGAATCTGCTGCAAGTAAACAATCTTAA
- a CDS encoding glutathione ABC transporter substrate-binding protein: protein MKKSTFTTSAAASVALAVMLAGCASEPDEETGGSPDDGNGEEAAGEDGGELTIGTQSDIVAIDPHLTNDVPSNNVQANIFDRLVYLDEDMELEPMLATDWELIEDDLWEFTLRDDVTFHDGSEFNAEVVKANLERILDEEIASPRANVFEMIEKVTVEDEFTVRIKTEFPFGALDAHLAHIGGSMISGEAIEADYEAMENGEDPGSYINNNSPGSGFFELEERNSGDSITLVRNDNYWGDPAKVDRVTFRVIGDEGQIINSVEAGEIDIAFPIRPTDMSRLDANEDVELYVQDSVSMAYVGFNNQKEPYDDPRVRQALSMAIDKDSIIDNVLEGAADKAVGPISDNVFGFDENIEDLGYDPERARELLEEAGYADGFETSIWTNDTSEREDIAIIVQSQLEEIGVDVSIEVLEWGAYLDQTAAGEHDMFILGWSTGTGDADVGLYSLFHSSQHGTGNKTFIENDELDQLLEDARMETDEAAREALYSETMQLLVDEAPMLYLYHTDYLEGLGSHLSGYWKHPTGYSMLQNVTVQ, encoded by the coding sequence ATGAAGAAAAGCACCTTTACGACTTCCGCCGCAGCTTCAGTTGCGCTTGCAGTCATGCTCGCCGGCTGCGCCAGTGAACCGGACGAGGAAACTGGCGGGAGCCCGGATGATGGAAACGGAGAAGAAGCAGCAGGGGAAGACGGCGGAGAGCTGACAATCGGAACGCAGTCCGATATTGTCGCGATCGATCCTCATTTAACGAACGACGTTCCTTCCAATAACGTCCAGGCAAATATTTTCGACAGGCTCGTTTATCTGGACGAGGATATGGAACTTGAGCCGATGCTTGCGACAGACTGGGAACTGATTGAAGACGATTTGTGGGAATTCACTCTACGTGACGACGTGACCTTTCATGACGGTTCGGAATTTAATGCCGAAGTGGTGAAAGCGAATCTTGAACGCATACTCGACGAAGAAATTGCCTCACCGCGTGCCAACGTATTTGAAATGATTGAAAAAGTGACAGTCGAGGATGAGTTCACGGTCCGCATTAAAACAGAATTCCCCTTTGGAGCCCTTGACGCCCATCTTGCCCACATAGGTGGTTCCATGATCAGTGGCGAGGCCATTGAAGCGGATTACGAAGCAATGGAAAATGGAGAGGATCCAGGTTCCTACATTAACAACAACTCACCAGGAAGCGGATTTTTTGAGCTTGAAGAACGAAACTCAGGAGACAGTATAACCCTTGTCCGAAACGATAATTACTGGGGAGATCCGGCAAAAGTGGACAGGGTGACGTTCCGCGTCATTGGCGATGAGGGCCAGATCATTAATTCTGTTGAAGCGGGCGAAATTGATATCGCTTTCCCGATCCGTCCAACAGATATGAGCCGGCTAGACGCGAATGAAGACGTTGAACTTTACGTCCAGGATTCCGTGAGTATGGCATATGTAGGCTTTAACAATCAAAAAGAGCCATATGATGATCCAAGAGTCCGCCAGGCACTGAGCATGGCGATCGACAAGGATTCGATCATCGACAACGTTCTTGAAGGTGCAGCTGACAAAGCGGTCGGGCCGATCAGTGACAACGTGTTCGGTTTCGATGAAAACATCGAGGATCTCGGTTATGATCCGGAGCGGGCCCGTGAACTTCTTGAGGAAGCAGGCTACGCAGACGGTTTTGAAACATCGATCTGGACCAACGACACGTCAGAGCGTGAGGACATCGCCATTATCGTTCAGTCCCAGCTTGAGGAAATCGGCGTGGACGTGAGCATTGAAGTGCTAGAGTGGGGTGCCTACCTTGACCAGACGGCTGCAGGGGAACACGATATGTTTATTCTCGGCTGGTCGACCGGTACTGGCGATGCAGACGTTGGCCTGTATTCCCTGTTCCATTCCTCCCAGCATGGAACTGGAAACAAGACATTTATTGAAAACGATGAGCTGGATCAGCTTTTGGAAGATGCGCGTATGGAAACCGATGAGGCTGCGCGTGAGGCATTATACTCCGAAACTATGCAGCTGCTCGTGGATGAAGCGCCGATGCTTTATCTCTATCACACCGACTACCTCGAAGGTCTCGGCAGCCATTTAAGCGGCTACTGGAAGCACCCGACAGGGTACAGTATGCTGCAGAACGTGACTGTTCAGTAG
- a CDS encoding nuclease-related domain-containing protein — translation MILKPRKFPRNLRLFEAVVRRLPADHSFRIKAEKRHGQLLSGHFGEVSTEYIFQSPLFEGSSVFHNLRLEYYKDRFLEIDTLLVFPQLIVIFEIKYLAGKSVLFRGNPPQMIRTHMNTEIAEDIYEDPILQAKQQVKNLQHWLQINNLPKIPIEPFAVMSNIKANIIIDSSYKEPHRILRKTMVESTVETFFTEAGFQTGMQPPIRELTSKLLSSHREDRRKAIDRFPVKYTEFLKGVHCPKCFRMPMNRAHGMWHCTFPECSYRCKDALYHTLLDYYLLASDTITNQSLRNFCRIDSPYTAYRQIKNLKLPMKGNRKSSVYCLKALFEPLLGE, via the coding sequence TTGATTTTAAAACCCCGCAAGTTCCCCCGCAATCTACGTCTCTTTGAAGCCGTCGTTAGAAGACTTCCTGCAGATCACAGTTTTCGCATCAAAGCAGAAAAGCGTCATGGTCAGTTACTATCTGGTCATTTTGGCGAGGTATCCACCGAGTACATCTTCCAAAGCCCGCTTTTTGAAGGAAGCAGCGTCTTCCATAATCTCCGTCTTGAATACTACAAGGACCGATTCCTCGAAATTGATACATTACTTGTTTTTCCCCAATTGATTGTAATATTTGAAATTAAGTATCTTGCAGGTAAAAGTGTACTGTTCAGAGGAAACCCTCCGCAGATGATTCGTACTCACATGAATACGGAGATTGCTGAGGACATATACGAAGATCCAATTCTCCAGGCTAAGCAGCAGGTAAAGAATCTTCAGCACTGGCTTCAGATTAATAACCTCCCAAAAATTCCTATAGAACCTTTTGCTGTCATGAGTAATATTAAGGCCAATATTATTATTGATTCGTCCTACAAGGAACCCCACAGAATATTGCGTAAAACGATGGTCGAATCAACCGTGGAGACTTTTTTTACAGAGGCAGGTTTCCAAACAGGTATGCAGCCACCCATACGTGAGTTGACCAGTAAACTTCTATCAAGTCACAGAGAAGATCGACGGAAAGCCATTGATCGCTTTCCGGTCAAGTACACTGAGTTTCTGAAAGGGGTTCATTGTCCAAAATGCTTTCGGATGCCAATGAACCGTGCACATGGTATGTGGCATTGCACGTTTCCAGAATGCAGTTACAGGTGTAAAGACGCCCTCTATCATACACTCCTGGACTATTACCTGTTAGCCTCGGATACCATTACGAACCAAAGCCTCCGTAACTTCTGCCGGATTGATTCCCCATATACAGCCTATCGCCAAATAAAAAACCTCAAATTACCAATGAAAGGAAACCGGAAATCAAGTGTTTACTGTTTAAAGGCGCTGTTTGAACCACTTTTGGGTGAATAG
- a CDS encoding ABC transporter ATP-binding protein produces MTTNLLQVNNLKQYFPIKGGFFGRRVNDVKAVDDISFAVKQGETLSIVGESGCGKSTTGRAILRLDEPTAGEVSFNGVDLLSLNGRDMRKQRKDLQIIFQDPYASINPRQTVRQVLNEAMEIQKVVPKKDREDRMMELMETVGLGRHQLDRFPHEFSGGQRQRIGIARALAVDPKLIVCDESVSALDVSIQAQVLNLLKKLQKEFDLTYLFISHDLGVVRHISDRVMVMYLGKIVEIGDKKSVFDNPKHPYTKTLLSAIPVPDPTAERDQIVLRGDVPSPIDPPTGCRFHTRCPFATDKCKDEVPELRRDTDLMKDGHNAACHYIEEIESGEMQPKYK; encoded by the coding sequence ATGACTACGAATCTGCTGCAAGTAAACAATCTTAAACAGTATTTTCCGATTAAAGGTGGTTTCTTCGGCCGCCGGGTAAACGACGTTAAAGCGGTTGATGATATCAGCTTTGCTGTTAAGCAGGGGGAAACCCTCAGTATCGTAGGGGAATCAGGCTGCGGGAAGTCCACGACTGGACGTGCCATTCTGCGGCTGGATGAACCGACCGCCGGTGAAGTCTCGTTCAACGGCGTTGACCTTCTGTCTCTTAACGGACGCGATATGCGCAAGCAGCGTAAAGACCTGCAGATCATTTTCCAGGATCCTTACGCTTCCATCAACCCGCGCCAGACGGTCCGTCAGGTACTGAATGAAGCCATGGAAATTCAGAAAGTGGTTCCGAAGAAAGACCGGGAAGACCGGATGATGGAACTGATGGAAACGGTCGGCCTCGGACGCCACCAGCTTGACCGCTTCCCGCACGAGTTCAGTGGCGGTCAGCGTCAGCGGATCGGGATTGCCCGCGCCCTGGCGGTGGATCCAAAGCTGATTGTATGTGACGAGTCGGTATCCGCACTCGACGTATCGATTCAGGCACAGGTGCTGAACCTGCTGAAAAAGCTTCAGAAGGAATTTGATCTCACTTATCTGTTTATCTCGCACGATTTAGGTGTGGTACGCCACATCTCCGACCGGGTCATGGTCATGTATCTCGGTAAAATTGTGGAGATCGGCGATAAGAAGAGTGTGTTCGATAACCCGAAGCACCCGTACACGAAGACGCTCCTGAGCGCAATTCCTGTACCGGATCCAACGGCTGAGCGCGACCAGATCGTCCTTCGCGGCGACGTACCTTCACCGATCGATCCGCCGACAGGCTGCCGCTTCCACACTCGCTGTCCGTTCGCGACAGACAAGTGTAAGGATGAGGTGCCTGAGCTTCGCCGTGACACTGACCTGATGAAAGACGGCCACAACGCAGCATGCCACTATATCGAAGAGATCGAAAGCGGCGAAATGCAGCCTAAGTATAAGTAA